The sequence below is a genomic window from Thalassomonas haliotis.
TTGATGGTGATTGTTTGCCGGTAGTGGACCGTCTCCTGAACCGGCTCCTGGCTATAGGTTTTAAAAAGTGATACCGGTGAACCCGGGTCGCTGACATCTTCCATATGTACTAAGACTTGGTTGTTGTATAAACCTGCAGAGTTTAACGAAGATAAAAAAAGCGGCTGGATATGAAATACCCCTAAGGCAAAACCCTGAAAATTTTCCAACCGGGCCTGGCGCTGTGTTCTGTCGCCCCGGTAAACCGGCTCCATAAACAGGTAGGCGGTTGACCTTTCCTGCTCCTGTACCAGTTGGATCGGTGTTGTCGCCAGGGTTTCGCCTGAATTCATGCTGGCGATAATGGTTTTTTTTCGTGCCGGGCTGGAGGAAAGATCATAGCCTAAGGCCTTTTCATTGCCTTTAAGGGGTTCTATATAAAAAACCGGGTAATAAAATGCTTTATTTCGCCCTACCGCTACCATATTACCCCGGGAATCATTTTGGGTGATGTCGAAGTTGGCTAAGCCGTCATCGCGTGCATCTTGTATATACCTGTCTATACCGGTTTGCGGCACTCTGGGGACCCATTCCAGGGCTTTGATGGCCGGCATCTTTTCTATGGTTTCAACCGTAAATTGTTTAAATTCTTCCCGGGTAACCAGGTTGGAGGACTGATAGAATTTTCTGATGTCTCTCAATATTTCAATGTTTAATTCCAGCTCCCGGACAAAAGCTGTCTGGTAGAGGAGTTTAACGGTATTTAATTCGTGGCTTATTTCCTTGTTTTCCTGGTTTAAGGTGAACTGGTACCCCAGGTAGGATAACAGGAGACCCAGTAAAAAGCTGGTGATAACGCTAGGTTTTATGAGAAAACTGTCTGTTATTATCACTAGGGTGTGTTGATCTTTCGTGTTCACAACTTAGTCAATCCACATTGGTAACCACATCATAGCAAATGCCAGATTAACCATGCTGGCATAGTTCTGCTCTAATTTATCGTATCTTGTTGCTATTGCTCGAAAATGTTTTATTCTGGCAAAAGCATTTTCAACGAGATGCCGATACTTATATAGGCACCAGTCCATCTCTTCATTACCTTTTTTGCTATTTTTCCTGCGCGGTATGACTGAGATTGCACCGTTATTTTCGCTGCATTTTCTAACAGCTTCGCTATCATAGCCTTTATCTGCAACCACATATTCAGATTGTGGCGAATGAGTTATCAAGGAATTTGCATGACTGACGTCATTAATTTGCCCTCCGGACAACTCAAAATATACGGGTAATCCACAACTATCTACAGCAAGGTGAATTTTAGTAGAATTACCGCCTCGGCTTTTTCCAATGGCTTGGTTATCTTTTGAAGCTGCACCGCTGCTATGTTGATGAGCACGAACAATAGTCCCATCAAGAAACAACCACTCCACATCGGAGTTTTTAGATAAACACTTGAATAACAAGTCTATAATCCCTTTCTTCGACCATAAGTTAAAGCGACGAAATACCGTATTCCAATGACCAAAGTCCGAAGGTAAATCACGCCAGGGTAAGCCCGTCCTCATCCGATAAAGAATGCCTTCAAATGTCATTCTATGCTCAGGTTTATTGTAAACCCTGCCGCTGTGTCGCATTAATTGGGATAGCTTCTGCCATATGGCATCTGTTAACATAGTTCTTAGCATGGTGATTATGTTGTAATTGGTTTTTGGCGAAATGAATTATAACGTTTCACCATGCTGTTCAAAATTCCTTCTCAAAAGATCAACACGCCCTAGGCTTTATCCACAAATAATTGATAATTAGCTTAGTTCATCCCGATAACACACGCAAAATATAAAATGACAGGCTTGCGGAGGGGGAGGTGCTTGTTGTTATTTATCGTTGTTTTTAGTTCCGGGGAGGATTAAAGCCTGCTTAGGGGTTGTTTATCTTTGGCCGTGAACGAGCTTTTTGGCTGTTTTTCCATCTATCGCCCT
It includes:
- a CDS encoding IS5 family transposase, producing the protein MLRTMLTDAIWQKLSQLMRHSGRVYNKPEHRMTFEGILYRMRTGLPWRDLPSDFGHWNTVFRRFNLWSKKGIIDLLFKCLSKNSDVEWLFLDGTIVRAHQHSSGAASKDNQAIGKSRGGNSTKIHLAVDSCGLPVYFELSGGQINDVSHANSLITHSPQSEYVVADKGYDSEAVRKCSENNGAISVIPRRKNSKKGNEEMDWCLYKYRHLVENAFARIKHFRAIATRYDKLEQNYASMVNLAFAMMWLPMWID